The Hymenobacter sp. DG01 genome has a segment encoding these proteins:
- a CDS encoding thymidylate synthase: protein MHQYQTLLQHILTHGTRKTDRTGTGTLSVFGYQMRFNLQEGFPLVTTKKVHLKSIIYELLWFLRGDTNIAYLKEHGVSIWDEWADENGELGPVYGKQWRAWTGPDGQTIDQISDIVRQLRQTPDSRRIVLSAWNVADLPQMKLQPCHALVQFYVADGRLSCQLYQRSADVFLGVPFNIASYALLTLMMAQVVGLEPGEFIWTGGDTHLYSNHLEQARLQLEREPRPLPQMRLNPAVQDIFGFQFEDFKLENYDPWPAIKAPVAV from the coding sequence ATGCATCAGTACCAAACCCTTCTGCAGCACATTCTCACGCACGGCACCCGCAAAACCGACCGTACCGGTACCGGTACGCTCTCCGTGTTCGGCTACCAGATGCGCTTTAACCTGCAGGAAGGCTTCCCCCTGGTGACCACCAAGAAGGTGCACCTGAAAAGCATCATCTACGAGCTGCTCTGGTTTCTGCGCGGTGATACTAACATTGCCTACCTCAAGGAGCACGGCGTAAGTATCTGGGATGAGTGGGCCGACGAGAACGGCGAGCTGGGGCCCGTGTACGGCAAGCAGTGGCGCGCCTGGACCGGCCCCGACGGCCAGACCATCGACCAGATCAGTGACATTGTGCGTCAGCTGCGCCAGACGCCCGATTCGCGCCGCATCGTGCTGTCGGCCTGGAACGTGGCCGACTTGCCCCAGATGAAGCTGCAGCCCTGCCACGCCCTGGTGCAGTTCTACGTGGCCGATGGCCGCCTCAGCTGCCAGCTCTACCAGCGCTCCGCCGACGTGTTCCTGGGCGTGCCCTTCAACATTGCGTCCTACGCCCTGCTCACCCTCATGATGGCCCAGGTAGTGGGGCTGGAGCCCGGCGAGTTTATCTGGACCGGCGGCGATACCCACCTCTACAGCAACCACCTGGAGCAGGCCCGCCTGCAGCTAGAGCGGGAGCCGCGCCCGCTGCCTCAGATGCGCCTGAACCCGGCCGTGCAGGACATCTTCGGCTTCCAGTTCGAGGATTTCAAGCTGGAAAACTACGACCCCTGGCCCGCCATCAAAGCGCCGGTAGCGGTATAA
- a CDS encoding dienelactone hydrolase family protein, giving the protein MRQVSILLGISGWLWAAPSLAQTYDQHLQQASAKLSQQDYCGAVPHFQAAFADSAKAGPFDVFAGTVAAANCPAQRTQALRWLLRITRFAELPVSSQDVRNIAQEAGLRPLHDTPQWAYFLEQLQVHATRREAAARLAAEQWLTTTQRNALPAATRRKRYGAATPGFARYVLSVDTVRAPYLVYVPKSYNPATPAPLLVYLHGGVASATQFQVQEPRVAQEPIFQAAEQQRAIVLYPYGRKSFGWLEHEAALAAVRRMVADVQARYHVDARRVYLGGMSNGGTAAFWYACQQPQGFAGFYALSAMPVSSLGPLRFQTLGQGAPLYSLHAEDDEVYPYQKVAAIHQQYRAQAPNWHFASRPAGGHGFLYGPDGTQALEELLKKMMSATAP; this is encoded by the coding sequence ATGCGTCAAGTAAGTATCCTACTAGGAATAAGCGGCTGGCTATGGGCCGCCCCCAGCTTGGCCCAAACCTACGACCAACACCTGCAACAGGCGTCGGCCAAGTTGAGCCAGCAAGACTACTGCGGAGCGGTACCGCATTTTCAGGCGGCTTTTGCGGACAGCGCCAAAGCCGGCCCGTTCGATGTGTTTGCTGGCACCGTTGCGGCTGCCAACTGCCCGGCCCAGCGCACTCAGGCCCTGCGGTGGCTGCTCCGGATTACGCGTTTCGCTGAGCTGCCCGTCAGCAGCCAGGATGTGCGCAACATCGCCCAGGAAGCGGGCCTGCGTCCCCTGCACGATACCCCACAGTGGGCCTACTTCCTAGAGCAGCTGCAGGTCCACGCCACCCGGCGCGAAGCAGCGGCCCGCCTGGCTGCTGAGCAGTGGCTAACAACGACCCAACGCAATGCGCTACCCGCTGCCACCCGCCGCAAGCGGTACGGGGCCGCTACCCCTGGTTTCGCCCGCTACGTGTTGTCTGTCGATACTGTACGAGCCCCCTATCTGGTGTACGTGCCCAAGAGCTATAACCCCGCCACGCCGGCGCCCCTGCTGGTGTACCTGCACGGCGGTGTAGCCAGCGCTACCCAGTTTCAGGTGCAAGAGCCCAGGGTGGCGCAAGAACCCATTTTTCAGGCCGCTGAGCAGCAGCGGGCCATTGTGCTGTACCCGTATGGGCGCAAATCATTCGGGTGGTTGGAGCACGAAGCGGCCTTGGCGGCGGTGCGCCGCATGGTCGCCGACGTGCAGGCGCGCTACCATGTGGATGCCCGGCGCGTGTACCTGGGCGGCATGTCGAATGGCGGCACGGCGGCTTTCTGGTATGCGTGCCAGCAGCCTCAAGGTTTTGCCGGCTTCTACGCCTTGTCAGCCATGCCCGTGAGCAGCTTAGGTCCGTTGCGCTTTCAAACCCTGGGCCAGGGGGCGCCACTCTACTCACTGCATGCCGAAGATGATGAGGTGTATCCTTACCAGAAAGTAGCCGCCATTCACCAGCAGTATCGCGCCCAAGCTCCTAACTGGCATTTCGCGTCCCGGCCCGCCGGCGGCCACGGCTTCCTCTACGGCCCGGATGGAACTCAAGCGCTAGAGGAGTTGCTGAAGAAGATGATGTCCGCTACGGCACCTTAA
- a CDS encoding energy transducer TonB — protein sequence MYSTPQLDDLYGLTSRIRVAVQRLNKHSVPLLLLLLLITSFGGSPAWAQTGYNRWDAKPVTTPKPATSAAQRGAQLARAKARQDSIVRAQHLYQDSLRIAAATAPTLLKRGIGQRIKDKRLQPEDATYFEYIRRFIKYPVEALRAQIGGDVVMKLSIDATGRVTHLKLVESTIPPGAAGEVAMIQQARLLLRQLRFELAAGVTEEEMRIGYRFE from the coding sequence ATGTATTCAACCCCGCAGTTGGATGACCTCTACGGTTTGACTTCGCGCATTCGGGTGGCCGTACAGCGCCTTAACAAGCATTCTGTTCCACTGCTGCTCCTGCTATTGCTTATCACTAGCTTTGGGGGTAGCCCTGCCTGGGCGCAGACGGGCTATAACCGCTGGGACGCCAAGCCGGTAACCACGCCCAAACCCGCTACCTCTGCCGCGCAGCGAGGGGCGCAGTTGGCGAGGGCCAAAGCACGGCAGGATTCTATTGTCAGGGCTCAACATCTCTATCAGGATTCCCTCCGCATAGCCGCCGCCACCGCTCCAACACTACTAAAACGCGGCATTGGTCAACGAATCAAGGACAAGCGCCTCCAACCCGAAGACGCTACATACTTTGAGTACATCCGCCGATTCATCAAGTACCCAGTAGAAGCTTTGCGAGCCCAGATTGGAGGCGACGTAGTAATGAAGCTTTCCATTGACGCCACCGGGAGAGTAACACACCTAAAACTTGTGGAGAGCACTATTCCGCCGGGTGCTGCTGGGGAAGTTGCCATGATTCAGCAGGCCCGCTTGCTGCTGCGGCAGCTGCGGTTTGAGCTCGCTGCTGGGGTTACCGAAGAGGAAATGAGAATAGGGTATCGATTCGAATAA